The following is a genomic window from ANME-2 cluster archaeon.
GGGATATCCCAAATTCGTCAAAGAGTTTCTGGTAGTCGTCTATGGATGATGATTTCCAAGGATTAATTTCAGTCATGGTCTGAGTGAATAAATAGCAATCTGGTAAATAATTGTTTCCATTCCGGACATGCCTGGGCAGTTACCTGTACATCCCGTATTGGTCCTCTGCGGGTTTAGCGACCTGTTTCCTCAGGCTGGTAAGGTGCTTCTCTACATTTTCGGCTTCGTTATACAGAGGTTCCAGGTCGAGCTTGATGGTATGAATCAGCTTATCGATCATTTCAATCACATGGGCTGCTATTCTGGCATCTGAAATATTGGTACCTCTCTGGGCAATGGGTACTAACACTTTCAGGCCCCGTATCTTACCTTCATTTAGGAGCACTCCCGAAATACCGGGAATCATGCTATGGATAAGCGGTTCAATTTCAAGTTGTTCCAGTTCCTTCCTGGCAGCATCCGTACTTCCTATTCCAAAGAGTTTGAAACCATCTTCATCCAATATCTGTGTCTCAGGGGAAATTATCCTTGAACATCCTGCTTCTTCTGCAAATGACAGAACAGTGTTGGCAACATTCCTTGCCATTGGCGGGTAAGGTGTAAATTCGGAAAGGAAGACCACTATCTTTGCCTTTTCATCGGCATATATCCTTGCAGGGAATTTGGGTTTTGAGTCATAGATCATTGAAACGGGCGGGAACTCATCTGAGTCGAGACCGCATATTTGGTCAAGGTTCAGAACATTGATAAGGTAGCTGGCTACAATTGAGTTTATAAGGCTGGTAGATGGAAAACCAT
Proteins encoded in this region:
- a CDS encoding proteasome assembly chaperone family protein, whose product is MEIIMHRYKEMDLDDSTVINGFPSTSLINSIVASYLINVLNLDQICGLDSDEFPPVSMIYDSKPKFPARIYADEKAKIVVFLSEFTPYPPMARNVANTVLSFAEEAGCSRIISPETQILDEDGFKLFGIGSTDAARKELEQLEIEPLIHSMIPGISGVLLNEGKIRGLKVLVPIAQRGTNISDARIAAHVIEMIDKLIHTIKLDLEPLYNEAENVEKHLTSLRKQVAKPAEDQYGMYR